A stretch of DNA from Coccidioides posadasii str. Silveira chromosome 1, complete sequence:
CGCGCCGTCGAACCAGGACACCCGCAGAGATGAGCTTGGTGGGCAATTTCGGGGCTAATGACAACCGCGGCTGTTCCTAGATAGAACCCTTAATTCCAAACACCCTAGGACCTTCCCTACATAAAGCCCCCCTAGATCTACAAATGACAAGTAGTTGTTGACTGGTTGGCAACATAATCCTATATATTACCAGTACTCTATACTCCGTAAGCACCAATAATTTTACATGGTCATCTATTGGCGAGTCCAATTTAATGGCATCTTTTTTACTCTGAATCCCAGAGAAATTCTCCCCCCctccaaaaaagaaaaaaaaaaggaaaaagaaaaagtgaaGATGCGGATCTAGCCACTGAATGCAAAGAAACCTAACATTCTCTACAGTTTTGCTTTCTCTCCTTCGAGTCGCCCCCATATCTTCCTCGCATCAACTATCAAAGGCCAAATCTCTCTGAAATTATTCATCTCGCTCTGCCTTGCGCCCTGCCAAAGCGCTTCGTACGGATCCATATCCGGTCTGGCCAGGGCACTATCCATTTCAAAGTCCGTAAAGCCATATGCCTCTATGATGGACTTTGAATGCTCTGCGAGAGTTTCGATAGCCTGGTCGTAAGCGGATACAAGGGTTTTTCGTTGATGCTCGGTAAGAGAGTGCGGTGAGTAGATGTCTTTGTAGGCGGTTTGGAGGATGGAGAGGGAGAACTTTACAAAAAAGTCAGAAAATGTAAACCTTAGCATTGGATTGGTtttggttgggggggggggagggcAGGGACAACATACCACATGAGCCAGGGCTTCCAATGGGCCATTGAATTCAGACCCGACAGCTTTGCGAACAACATCCCAAAAACCGCGCCAGTATACAAAATCGCAATGCGCCATAGTGAGCTCATGGACAGTGAAGCTGGTGTCTTTCCCACAGACAGTAGCATCTAGATGCGCCCTGACTAATGTAGCTAGCCGGCGTTCGAGAACCCACTGCTGATTCTCTAGCTTAAACCAGCCGGATTCTGATGCCGCGGTGAGTATACCTGCGGCATCAGGGTCCCGTATAAAACTCAAATAGGAAAGGCTTGGGACGGTACTCTCGGTTCTCCTGGGCATACGGTCAAGACTTGGATCTCCCAATCATCGGAGAGATACGTACCCATTGTAATGTTTCAGTATAGCACGTGGCACCTGTTGAGAGATAACGTAATTGTCTCCTTCATAGGTAACCGCGTTGACAGTATGGGCATACATGCGACCGAATCCTGACAGAGCGCTGTAGCCATGTCCACCGCAAGCGATTCTGCAAGTCTCAACCCCTCGTGCAGTAATGTCCGTGGAGTAGACTTTGGCACCGACGGTCTGAAGGTGGAGATCTTCTAGCTGCGAGAAATCGCCGGTGTTAATGACCAGCTTGCTGTATTCATCAAAGGCCTGCTTGATACTTTGGCCCACTAAAACGAGAGCGGTGCCCTAGAATTGACAAGAGTTAGGGCCCAGTCACAgcaagagaaaataatacCAGGAATTACCTGCGCCAAAAGCGGCAAAAGCCTGTACTTTACACTGGCATAGTCGAAGACGGTTGTTTCTTCCTCCTGCCCTTTCCTCCAGAATTGCTTCCTAAAGGTGGTGTAGTGATACGCTACCGAAACAGCTTTAAGCAACTCATAACCTGTAGCCTCAACCATAATTGCACGAACCGTGACCATCGATCCGTATGAATGTTTCGTGTTTTTGGGTGGCACGTAGGTTCCATCCCTTAGCACCTGCGCATTCCGCGCCAGCATCTGAGACCGGGGAATTCTGACATTGTGGAACTGCATGGCGCCGTTATCCACACCCA
This window harbors:
- a CDS encoding uncharacterized protein (EggNog:ENOG410PVND~COG:I), which gives rise to MPPRNISNKPNETPLSVFLWGGKDKFEARKQLLKALTTNPIFSKRAVTVPSLSRKDAWVRAVHQARELIALKQKEKWSHEQFRQAVVMLDYFLPVQPQFRIFLSNMERQMSDEQKAIWMPKAERLEIFGSYAQTELGHGSNVRGIETTATFDRDADEFVINSPTLSSTKYWIGATGIWATHSLVVARLIIHAKDYGNHLFLIQLRDLDTQELMPGVEIYELGPKAFQGMVGVDNGAMQFHNVRIPRSQMLARNAQVLRDGTYVPPKNTKHSYGSMVTVRAIMVEATGYELLKAVSVAYHYTTFRKQFWRKGQEEETTVFDYASVKYRLLPLLAQGTALVLVGQSIKQAFDEYSKLVINTGDFSQLEDLHLQTVGAKVYSTDITARGVETCRIACGGHGYSALSGFGRMYAHTVNAVTYEGDNYVISQQVPRAILKHYNGRTESTVPSLSYLSFIRDPDAAGILTAASESGWFKLENQQWVLERRLATLVRAHLDATVCGKDTSFTVHELTMAHCDFVYWRGFWDVVRKAVGSEFNGPLEALAHVFSLSILQTAYKDIYSPHSLTEHQRKTLVSAYDQAIETLAEHSKSIIEAYGFTDFEMDSALARPDMDPYEALWQGARQSEMNNFREIWPLIVDARKIWGRLEGEKAKL